The following proteins come from a genomic window of Pirellula staleyi DSM 6068:
- a CDS encoding glycosyltransferase family 4 protein gives MKIAYLTSGAAGMLCGSCLHDNTLAREMIALGADVQLVPLYTPIRTDEIDVSQKPVFFGGINVYLQQHFPLARHLPRWLTRWLDQPWIIRLASQRSIQISARELGSLTVSMLRGAEGFQAQEVERLADWLSGDLKPDVLVFSNMLTAGCVPAIKAKLPVKVLVTLQGDDIFLQDLVAPYQQQALDEMRRLCSSIDGFLVHSDYYARHMQEILQVGAEKFRVQPLGIDAKELADGTKHADVPLAASDDLTIGYLARLAPEKGLHVLADAFVLLKKMPGMERARLRIAGWLGKQHEAYATKIIARLQAETGAASIDHVGEVSRQEKLAFLRSLDVLSVPTTYREPKGLFALEALAAGVPVVLPEHGAFPEMIGALGGGSLCRPNDPQHLAEKLAEMLRNREAARAMGRDAQARVLVSRSGPAMASATLAVLREFVS, from the coding sequence GTGAAAATCGCTTACCTCACCAGCGGCGCTGCCGGCATGTTGTGCGGCAGTTGCTTGCACGACAACACGCTCGCGCGCGAGATGATTGCGCTCGGGGCCGACGTGCAGCTCGTTCCGCTCTACACGCCGATTCGGACCGATGAGATCGACGTAAGTCAAAAACCGGTGTTTTTCGGCGGGATTAACGTCTACCTGCAGCAGCATTTTCCACTTGCGCGGCACTTGCCACGGTGGCTCACGCGCTGGCTCGATCAGCCGTGGATCATTCGGCTCGCCTCGCAGCGAAGCATTCAGATTAGCGCGCGGGAGCTCGGTTCGCTTACCGTTTCGATGCTGCGTGGTGCGGAAGGTTTTCAGGCGCAAGAGGTCGAACGCCTGGCCGACTGGCTCTCAGGAGACCTGAAACCCGACGTCCTCGTTTTCAGCAACATGCTGACAGCGGGCTGCGTCCCCGCGATCAAAGCCAAACTGCCGGTGAAGGTGCTCGTCACGCTGCAAGGCGACGACATTTTCCTACAGGATCTCGTGGCACCTTATCAGCAGCAAGCGCTCGACGAGATGCGCCGGCTCTGCAGTTCGATCGACGGTTTTTTAGTCCACAGCGACTACTACGCGCGCCACATGCAGGAGATTTTGCAAGTTGGCGCGGAGAAGTTTCGCGTGCAGCCGCTCGGAATCGACGCGAAAGAATTGGCCGATGGAACCAAGCATGCCGATGTTCCGCTCGCGGCGAGCGACGATCTAACGATTGGCTATCTCGCGCGGCTTGCGCCCGAGAAAGGGCTGCATGTGCTCGCCGATGCGTTTGTGCTACTTAAAAAAATGCCCGGCATGGAGCGAGCCCGACTCCGGATTGCTGGTTGGCTCGGCAAGCAGCACGAAGCGTATGCCACGAAAATTATCGCGCGACTTCAAGCTGAAACCGGCGCTGCTTCGATCGATCATGTCGGCGAAGTTTCGCGGCAAGAGAAGCTGGCGTTCTTGCGTTCGCTCGATGTGCTGTCGGTCCCCACGACCTATCGCGAACCCAAGGGGCTGTTTGCTCTCGAGGCGCTCGCGGCCGGTGTTCCGGTCGTTTTGCCCGAGCATGGTGCGTTTCCCGAGATGATCGGCGCGCTAGGGGGTGGAAGTCTCTGTCGCCCCAATGATCCACAGCATCTGGCCGAGAAACTCGCCGAGATGCTGCGCAATCGCGAAGCGGCCCGCGCGATGGGGCGCGATGCCCAAGCGCGTGTGCTTGTTTCGCGAAGTGGTCCGGCCATGGCTTCGGCAACTCTCGCTGTGCTGCGAGAGTTTGTTTCGTAG
- a CDS encoding TraR/DksA family transcriptional regulator, whose protein sequence is MKRNEFIKKMQQRLIARRDALRRTIAGEVQSLYTSESGVVDELDTSLADANAEIGSQMVEVESRELMQIDRAIEKMRAGRYGLCDSCGGPIKLIRLQAVPYAIECIECARRDERRESGLGYRRGGRFDFPDNASDSGENISIDDAEVEMS, encoded by the coding sequence ATGAAACGCAACGAATTCATTAAGAAGATGCAGCAGCGATTGATCGCCCGGCGCGATGCACTGCGTCGTACGATCGCCGGCGAAGTCCAGTCCCTTTACACCAGCGAAAGTGGCGTCGTCGACGAACTCGATACGAGCCTCGCCGATGCGAATGCCGAAATCGGCTCGCAAATGGTGGAGGTTGAAAGTCGCGAGCTCATGCAGATCGACCGCGCGATCGAAAAGATGCGTGCTGGACGCTACGGACTCTGCGACAGCTGCGGAGGACCGATCAAGCTAATTCGCTTGCAAGCCGTTCCTTATGCCATCGAGTGCATCGAGTGCGCTCGGCGCGATGAACGTCGAGAAAGTGGCCTGGGCTACCGTCGTGGCGGACGCTTCGATTTCCCGGACAATGCCAGTGACTCGGGCGAGAACATCAGCATCGACGATGCGGAAGTGGAAATGTCGTAG